One part of the Fusobacterium pseudoperiodonticum genome encodes these proteins:
- the pyrH gene encoding UMP kinase: protein MESPFYKKILLKLSGEALMGDQEFGISSDVIASYAKQIKEIVDLGVEVSIVIGGGNIFRGISGAAQGVDRVTGDHMGMLATVINSLALQNSIEKLGVPTRVQTAIEMPKIAEPFIKRRAQRHLEKGRVVIFGAGTGNPYFTTDTAAALRAIEMETDVVIKATKVDGIYDKDPVKFADAKKYEKVTYNEVLAKDLKVMDATAISLCRENKLPIIVFNSLVEGNLKRVIMGENIGTTVVAD from the coding sequence TTATTGAAGTTAAGTGGAGAAGCCCTAATGGGAGATCAAGAATTTGGAATTTCATCTGATGTAATAGCTTCTTATGCAAAACAAATTAAAGAAATTGTAGACCTAGGTGTTGAAGTTTCTATAGTTATAGGAGGTGGAAATATATTCAGAGGAATTTCTGGAGCAGCACAAGGGGTAGATAGAGTTACAGGTGACCATATGGGTATGCTTGCGACTGTAATAAATTCTTTAGCACTACAAAACTCAATTGAAAAATTAGGTGTTCCTACAAGAGTACAAACTGCTATTGAAATGCCAAAAATAGCAGAACCTTTTATCAAAAGAAGAGCTCAAAGACATCTTGAAAAAGGTAGAGTAGTTATATTTGGAGCTGGAACAGGAAATCCATATTTTACAACAGATACAGCAGCAGCTTTAAGAGCAATAGAAATGGAAACAGATGTTGTTATAAAAGCTACAAAAGTTGACGGTATCTATGATAAAGATCCTGTAAAATTTGCAGATGCGAAAAAGTATGAAAAAGTTACATATAATGAAGTTTTAGCAAAAGATTTAAAAGTAATGGATGCCACTGCTATTTCACTATGTAGAGAAAATAAATTACCTATAATTGTTTTCAATTCTTTAGTTGAAGGAAACTTAAAGAGAGTTATTATGGGAGAAAATATCGGAACTACAGTTGTAGCAGATTAA
- a CDS encoding FAD-I family protein has protein sequence MKNKLMLTALLGLLLVGPFSYAEESDDEAKKRLLKEYEKVQKEREKEAERAAKEAEEAAKRQAEEGTQSVQDIANQATENGEVVEGVAVEGGEVAVAQEEVVPKKARKDMTESEKMDLEVQRIKKRMLEINDKIENYNKTNEMLDNLEKNVGELEKRVSY, from the coding sequence ATGAAAAACAAATTAATGTTAACAGCATTATTAGGACTACTTTTAGTAGGTCCATTTTCTTATGCTGAAGAAAGTGACGATGAAGCAAAGAAAAGATTACTAAAAGAATATGAAAAAGTTCAAAAAGAAAGAGAAAAAGAAGCTGAAAGAGCTGCTAAAGAAGCAGAAGAAGCAGCTAAAAGACAAGCTGAAGAAGGAACTCAATCAGTTCAAGATATAGCTAATCAAGCTACAGAAAATGGTGAAGTAGTAGAAGGAGTAGCTGTTGAAGGTGGGGAAGTAGCAGTAGCTCAAGAAGAAGTTGTGCCTAAAAAAGCAAGAAAAGATATGACTGAATCAGAAAAAATGGATTTAGAAGTACAAAGAATTAAGAAAAGAATGTTAGAAATAAATGACAAGATAGAAAACTACAACAAAACAAATGAAATGCTTGATAACTTAGAAAAGAATGTTGGAGAGCTAGAAAAAAGAGTAAGTTATTAA
- a CDS encoding TlpA family protein disulfide reductase, with amino-acid sequence MKKIFFTLLLFILSLTTFAIPLNNVDKNGNVTLPNIELIDQYGKKHNLKDYRGKVVMINFWVSWCSDCKEEIPKVVDLYKEYGENKKDLIILGVASPISKKYPNNKDRIEKKELLKYIKENNYIFPSLLDETGKTYAEYEIEEYPSSFIIDGNGHLKVYIKGAVSKEELKKNIEKVLNPIQRTVAN; translated from the coding sequence ATGAAAAAAATATTTTTTACTTTGTTATTGTTTATCTTATCTCTAACAACTTTTGCAATACCATTAAATAATGTTGATAAAAATGGAAATGTCACTTTACCAAATATAGAACTTATTGACCAATATGGGAAAAAGCATAATTTAAAAGACTATAGAGGTAAAGTTGTTATGATTAATTTTTGGGTGAGCTGGTGTAGTGATTGTAAGGAAGAAATTCCAAAGGTTGTTGATCTATATAAAGAATATGGTGAAAATAAAAAAGATCTGATTATTCTTGGAGTTGCAAGTCCTATATCTAAAAAATATCCAAACAACAAGGATAGAATAGAGAAGAAGGAATTATTAAAATATATAAAAGAAAATAATTATATTTTTCCAAGTTTACTTGACGAGACAGGTAAAACTTATGCTGAATATGAGATAGAAGAGTATCCATCATCTTTCATTATAGATGGAAATGGTCATTTAAAAGTTTATATAAAAGGAGCAGTTTCAAAAGAAGAATTGAAGAAAAATATTGAGAAAGTTTTAAATCCTATACAAAGAACTGTTGCAAATTAG
- a CDS encoding adhesion protein FadA codes for MKIKFILGAMLVVGAVSYSAEATDPVAQEVINEVRNIEAEYQALMQKEAERKEEFIQEKANLEKEVKELKEKQLGREELYAKLKEDSKIRWHRDEYKKLLKRFDEYYNKLEQKIADKEQQITELTKLLEVLN; via the coding sequence ATGAAAATCAAATTTATTTTAGGTGCAATGTTAGTAGTGGGAGCAGTTTCTTACTCGGCAGAAGCAACAGATCCTGTAGCTCAAGAAGTAATAAACGAAGTAAGAAATATTGAGGCAGAGTATCAAGCTTTAATGCAAAAGGAAGCTGAAAGAAAAGAAGAATTTATTCAAGAAAAAGCAAATCTTGAAAAAGAAGTAAAAGAATTAAAGGAAAAACAATTAGGTAGAGAAGAGCTTTACGCAAAGTTAAAAGAAGATTCAAAGATCAGATGGCACAGAGATGAATACAAAAAGCTATTAAAAAGATTCGATGAATACTACAACAAGTTAGAACAAAAAATTGCAGACAAAGAACAACAAATCACAGAATTAACAAAATTATTAGAAGTTTTAAATTAA
- the frr gene encoding ribosome recycling factor: protein MSIASDKLVKECEEKMLKTIESVKERFTSIRAGRANVAMLDGVKVENYGSDVPLNQIGSVSAPEARLLVIDPWDKTLIPKIEKALLAANLGMTPNNDGRVIRLVLPELTADRRKEYVKLAKNEAENGKIAVRNIRKDINNHLKKLEKDKENPISEDELKKEEANVQTLTDKYIKEIDELLAKKEKEITTV, encoded by the coding sequence ATGAGTATAGCTAGTGACAAACTTGTAAAAGAATGCGAAGAGAAAATGTTAAAAACTATTGAATCAGTAAAAGAAAGATTTACATCTATAAGAGCAGGTAGAGCAAATGTGGCTATGTTAGATGGAGTAAAAGTAGAAAACTATGGAAGTGATGTTCCTTTAAATCAAATAGGATCAGTATCAGCTCCAGAAGCAAGACTTTTAGTTATAGATCCTTGGGATAAAACTTTAATACCTAAAATTGAAAAAGCATTACTTGCTGCAAATTTAGGAATGACTCCTAACAACGATGGTAGAGTAATAAGACTTGTTTTACCAGAACTTACAGCTGATAGAAGAAAAGAATATGTAAAACTTGCTAAAAATGAAGCTGAAAATGGTAAAATTGCTGTTAGAAATATCAGAAAAGATATAAATAACCATTTAAAGAAATTAGAAAAAGATAAGGAAAATCCTATTTCTGAAGATGAATTAAAGAAAGAAGAAGCTAATGTTCAAACTTTAACTGATAAATATATCAAAGAAATAGATGAGTTACTTGCTAAAAAAGAAAAAGAAATAACTACTGTATAA